A genomic window from Daphnia magna isolate NIES linkage group LG9, ASM2063170v1.1, whole genome shotgun sequence includes:
- the LOC123475650 gene encoding uncharacterized protein LOC123475650 gives MNFLSIISSVYDPLGLVAPVVFLRNSLLQDIWTYEKRIGWDNPIPEELGQRFHYWCEHLENLELLTVPRCFRHQRGRWRQQHLHDQSINVSFVMAKAHVTPVKGLTIPGLELQAAVEGLHITLVICRELEIDLREVTFHTDSETVLRSIPLADFKPS, from the exons ATGAACTTCCTTAGTATTATAtccagtgtctacgacccgttggggcttgtcgctcctgttgttttcctaAGGAATTCACTTCTGCAAGACATctggacgtacgagaaaagaATCGGCTGGGATAaccctatccccgaagaattGGGTCAACGCTTCCATTACTGGTGCGAGCATCTGGAGAACCTGGAGTTGCTGACGGTGCCAAGATGTTTTCGACATCAACGTGGACGTTGGAGGCAAcagcacctgcat GACCAGTCAATCAACGTATCCTTCGTCATGGCTAAAGCtcacgtaacaccagtaaaaggactcacgatcccaGGATTggagttgcaggctgctgtagaaggcttaCATATCACCCTAGTTatctgtcgggagctcgaaatcgacttacgtgaagttaccttTCATACCGACTCTGAAACCGTTTTACGTTCAATCCCACTTGCCGATTTTAAACCTTCGTaa
- the LOC123475651 gene encoding uncharacterized protein LOC123475651: MIAQDCPKRKWVGRICEQSRLVDLRNHKRKQQGRRPLLSVTVDVQKPMTDFKEFWSLEHMGITQQEKSEPEVLEAYQDTIQRTDDGRYMVLFPIKIGYRRIESNRNIGLIRLRGLLAKTQLEYKLKYHEIFQQYLRDGFTEEVDREFVGPNLNPEVFAVLLRFRPNRISWTADITQAFLQVGIRLEHGQFIRFFWIYDLRRAEPRLIEYRWKRMPFGLSCSPFILKAVILKHLKYFEKEYPKTVRQLQQQLYVDDWLEGEMSVEEAEKSIREENTIFEAAKIELCKWTANSAELVERLPEIQLKETFTSVAAENKSATKTLGVIKDPAPDKFRSGESS, from the exons ATGATCG CACAAGACTGTCCCAAGCGCAAATGGGTTGGTCGCATATGCGAGCAAAGTCGGCTGGTTGATCTTCGGAATCATAAGCGAAAACAGCAAGGCAGAAGACCTTTATTGTCGGTGACAGTGGACGTCCAGAAGCCGATGACAGACTTCAAAGAATTTTGGAGTCTGGAGCATATGGGGATAACCCAACAAGAGAAGTCAGAGCCCGAAGTTCTTGAGGCATATCAGGATACGATCCAACGGACCGACGATGGGAGATACATGGTGTTGTTCCCCATCAAAATTGGCTATCGGAGGATCGAATCCAATCGGAACATAGGCCTGATACGGTTGCGTGGGCTATTAGCCAAAACACAGCTCGAATACAAGTTGAAATACCACGAAATATTTCAGCAATATCTCCGGGACGGGTTCACCGAAGAAGTGGACCGAGAATTTGTTG GACCGAATCTGAACCCGGAAGTGTTTGCTGTCCTGTTGCGGTTCCGACCGAATCGGATATCCTGGACAGCCGATATCACTCAGGCATTCCTCCAAGTGGGGATTCGCCTGGAGCACGGGCAATTCATTCGGTTCTTCTGGATTTATGACCTTAGAAGGGCAGAGCCCAGACTGATCGAGTATCGATGGAAAAGAATGCCGTTCGGGTTGTCATGCAGCCCGTTCATCCTCAAAGCCGTCATATTGAAACATCTGAAGTACTTTGAGAAAGAGTACCCAAAGACCGTGAGGCAGTTACAACAGCAGTTGTACGTGGACGACTGGTTAGAAGGAGAAATGTCAGTGGAAGAGGCAGAGAAAAGTATTCGCGAAGAGAATACAATTTTTGAAGCCGCAAAGATAGAACTATGTAAATGGACCGCCAACAGCGCAGAGCTAGTAGAAAGACTGCCGGAGATCCAGTTAAAAGAGACGTTCACGAGTGTGGCAGCTGAAAATAAATCAGCAACAAAGACCCTAGGTGTAATCAAGGACCCAGCGCCGGACAAATTCAGGTCCGGCGAAAGTTCTTAG